Proteins from a genomic interval of Treponema brennaborense DSM 12168:
- a CDS encoding DNA-binding domain-containing protein produces the protein MVNIYTSVNSLNTAKSKYCFRSTIDQTLDTEQLIQEIVRYHSSFTEADARAILSVLDDKVTQYVNMGYKVELPFGYVFLKANGTVNGINDGFLPGTANHRITANFTFKENSAESMIKGAVYRMAGSGYTILPVIKDVNSLTDEGKESTELNFHAGAIVRIKGNHLSFDLTDSVQGVFLVNDSKNEIRCSKYHNIGTNIIDAYVPAGTAAGSYEIKIVTKPGSERYEKYLYSTIVSIDS, from the coding sequence GGTAAATATTTATACCAGCGTAAATTCGCTTAACACTGCAAAAAGCAAGTACTGCTTTAGAAGTACAATCGATCAGACTTTAGACACGGAACAGTTAATTCAAGAAATTGTGCGCTATCACTCTTCTTTTACAGAAGCTGATGCTCGCGCGATTCTTTCCGTTCTGGATGATAAAGTTACACAGTATGTGAATATGGGCTACAAAGTGGAACTGCCTTTTGGGTACGTTTTCTTGAAAGCAAACGGCACTGTAAATGGAATTAACGACGGTTTTTTACCGGGAACGGCAAATCACAGAATTACCGCAAATTTTACTTTTAAGGAAAATTCTGCGGAAAGTATGATAAAAGGGGCCGTTTATCGTATGGCGGGAAGCGGGTATACGATTCTTCCCGTAATCAAAGATGTTAATTCACTTACTGATGAAGGAAAAGAAAGCACAGAACTTAACTTTCATGCCGGAGCCATTGTGCGTATAAAAGGCAATCATCTTTCGTTTGATTTAACTGATTCCGTTCAAGGTGTGTTTTTGGTCAACGACTCAAAGAATGAAATTCGTTGTTCAAAATATCATAATATTGGAACTAATATTATTGATGCGTATGTGCCTGCCGGAACGGCAGCCGGAAGTTATGAAATTAAAATTGTAACGAAGCCCGGCTCCGAGCGTTACGAAAAATATCTTTACTCAACAATAGTTTCTATTGATTCATAG
- a CDS encoding ABC transporter permease, translating to MIVVKLAWTNLWANWKRTLLQLVLIMVTVSSLILYRGYTEYSKQGMALSFIEKTGNLQISKKNNSEYLTEAEMNMIFSELKNSSIIKNVEPVLDFSGIIGTDKTSTIFWGEAYDNPEKKYGVLYGKPVFKNSDSIVIGTLLAEKLGINFDSLENSYGNVLSNTNDSGISLASFNIAGITSTGIPQNDEGLLIASRASILEFLGLDNIASYLQVYTRNDSYTKEMQENLQKKLSASFEVKNWIEMNPSYNQINAMNEVQCTIISVIMCALVFISLTQSISTAFNERLYEFGTLEAIGLKKNKLIVLLINEVVFLSLIGILGGVLFSVFLSKFITFLKITFTPPGYSEGYLLNFFVTSEIVSLAVFFVFLTCILAMIIPIYHVLTNSVVKLMHHVE from the coding sequence ATGATTGTTGTAAAGCTTGCGTGGACTAATTTGTGGGCAAATTGGAAACGAACTTTATTACAATTAGTCTTAATAATGGTAACTGTCAGTTCTTTAATATTGTATCGAGGATACACTGAATACTCAAAACAAGGTATGGCTTTAAGTTTTATAGAAAAAACGGGCAATTTGCAAATTTCAAAAAAAAACAATTCTGAATATCTAACGGAAGCTGAAATGAATATGATTTTTTCGGAATTAAAGAACTCTTCCATCATAAAGAACGTTGAACCTGTTTTGGATTTTTCGGGAATTATAGGAACTGATAAAACCTCTACAATTTTCTGGGGAGAAGCTTATGATAATCCTGAAAAAAAATATGGCGTTTTATATGGCAAACCCGTTTTTAAGAATTCTGACAGTATTGTTATTGGGACTTTGTTAGCTGAAAAGCTAGGCATAAACTTTGATTCTTTGGAAAACTCTTATGGAAATGTTTTATCGAACACAAATGATTCGGGAATTTCGTTAGCTTCTTTTAATATTGCAGGAATTACATCTACAGGGATTCCTCAAAATGATGAAGGTTTATTGATAGCCTCAAGAGCCTCAATTTTGGAGTTTTTAGGATTAGACAACATAGCATCTTATCTTCAGGTTTATACACGAAACGATTCTTATACTAAAGAAATGCAAGAAAATTTGCAGAAAAAATTATCTGCTTCTTTTGAAGTCAAAAACTGGATAGAAATGAATCCTTCTTACAATCAAATTAATGCTATGAATGAAGTACAATGTACAATAATTAGCGTCATTATGTGTGCGTTAGTTTTTATTTCTCTTACACAATCTATTTCAACTGCATTTAATGAACGATTGTATGAATTTGGAACTTTGGAAGCTATCGGGTTAAAAAAGAATAAACTAATTGTTTTGTTAATTAACGAAGTCGTTTTTCTTTCTTTAATTGGAATACTTGGGGGCGTTTTATTTTCGGTATTTTTATCGAAATTTATTACCTTCTTAAAAATAACGTTTACACCTCCAGGATATTCGGAAGGGTATTTGCTTAATTTTTTTGTAACTTCCGAAATTGTATCTTTAGCAGTTTTTTTCGTTTTTTTGACTTGCATTCTTGCTATGATAATTCCTATATATCATGTTCTAACAAATTCTGTTGTTAAATTAATGCATCATGTGGAGTAG